In Pyrus communis chromosome 1, drPyrComm1.1, whole genome shotgun sequence, the following are encoded in one genomic region:
- the LOC137712082 gene encoding transcription factor bHLH121-like: protein MDPWKSDDFSAASAPPSTHPLPSNRPHNSNSDSRQRLDAETKDPIVARKVQKADREKVRRDRLNEHFFELGNTLDPDRPKNDKATILTDTIQMLKDLTSDVNKLKAECAALTDESRELTQEKNELREEKASLKSDIENLNVQYQQRLRVMLPWAGMDPSVVMAPPYSYPMPVAVPPGPIPMHPSLQPYPYFHAQNPAAMPNPCSTFVPYPVPANPPVEHPSPQYASVSHSSSKQDSRSRSSDHQRGSNAERCDDSNDVATDLELKMPGSSAPQDSSSGVKKAKQSQRKDRGITDGSSSSRSSSSQVVQESSSNSVGDVPKPNK, encoded by the exons ATGGATCCTTGGAAATCCGACGATTTCTCAGCTGCTTCAGCTCCTCCTTCTACTCACCCTCTCCCCTCCAATCGTCCCCACAACTCCAACTCTGATTCCag GCAAAGACTTGATGCGGAGACGAAGGACCCGATTGTTGCTAGAAAGGTTCAGAAAGCAGACCGCGAAAAGGTGAGGAGGGATCGATTGAATGAGCATTTTTTTGAGTTGGGCAACACATTAG ATCCGGATAGGCCCAAGAACGATAAGGCAACCATCCTTACCGACACAATTCAAATGTTGAAGGATTTAACTTCCGATGTCAACAAACTAAAGGCTGAATGTGCTGCACTTACTGATGAATCCCGTGAG CTGACGCAGGAGAAGAACGAGCTAAGAGAAGAGAAGGCATCTCTAAAATCCGATATTGAAAATCTAAATGTTCAGTATCAACAAAGACTGAGAGTTATGCTCCCATGGGCTGGCATGGATCCTTCTGTTGTTATGGCTCCACCTTACTCATATCCAATGCCTGTAGCTGTCCCTCCCGGCCCAATTCCCATGCACCCGTCACTTCAGCCGTATCCTTACTTTCATGCTCAAAATCCTGCTGCTATGCCTAATCCCTGTTCAACTTTTGTGCCATATCCAGTACCTGCCAATCCTCCAGTAGAACACCCATCACCGCAGTACGCATCTGTCTCCCACAGTTCAAGCAAGCAAGATTCCAGGAGTAGGTCATCAGATCATCAAAGGGGTAGCAATGCTGAAAGGTGTGATGACTCCAATGATGTAGCAACAGACCTTGAACTTAAGATGCCAGGATCTTCAGCACCACAG GATTCATCTTCTGGGGTTAAGAAGGCCAAGCAATCACAGAGGAAGGATAGGGGCATTACAGATGGAAGCTCATCAAGTAGGTCTTCTTCATCTCAAGTTGTTCAGGAAAGCTCCTCCAACAGTGTAGGTGACGTTCCCAAGCCTAACAAATGA
- the LOC137748463 gene encoding chaperone protein dnaJ 11, chloroplastic-like, which translates to MLSASSSTTFLGAPILSAAASPKTSTRVRFQPIRAFATGSAYALPEAETASYLRPQTMTSLYEILGIPAVATCQEIKSAYRRLARVCHPDVAAIERKDTSADEFMKIHAAYSTLSDPDKRADYDRQFMRRSRPLSSASGYSGYYTRRNWETDQCW; encoded by the coding sequence ATGCTTTCTGCTTCGTCCTCCACCACATTCCTCGGCGCTCCAATTCTCTCCGCCGCAGCCTCTCCTAAAACGTCGACACGTGTACGATTTCAGCCCATTCGCGCCTTCGCCACCGGCTCCGCTTACGCTTTGCCTGAGGCCGAGACGGCGTCGTATCTCCGCCCTCAAACAATGACCTCGCTGTACGAAATCCTCGGCATCCCAGCCGTCGCCACGTGTCAGGAGATCAAATCGGCGTATCGGAGACTGGCTCGGGTTTGCCACCCCGACGTGGCGGCGATCGAGCGCAAGGACACGTCGGCCGACGAGTTCATGAAGATTCACGCTGCCTACTCCACGCTGTCGGATCCCGACAAACGCGCCGATTACGACCGGCAATTTATGCGGCGGAGCCGGCCGTTGTCATCGGCGTCGGGATATTCGGGGTACTACACTCGCCGGAACTGGGAGACCGATCAGTGCTGGTAG
- the LOC137711530 gene encoding DNA-(apurinic or apyrimidinic site) endonuclease 2-like produces the protein MTYKVNGLRPRIAQFGSIFKLLNSFDADVICFQETKLRRQELTADLAEGYESFSCTGTSGRGRTGYSDNCVATFCRAKWAFSSDEVALPEVAEECFTGVLDSGKEEMIAVAEGLEEFSKEELLKVDGEGQCVIPDHGHFGMFCLSF, from the exons aTGACGTACAAGGTGAACGGGCTGCGGCCGCGGATTGCCCAGTTCGGCTCTATCTTCAAATTGCTGAATTCATTCGACGCCGACGTCATCTGCTTCCAGGAAACCAAGCTGCGACGGCAGGAATTAACCGCCGACTTGGCGGAGGGCTACGAGTCCTTCTCCTGCACCGGCACCTCCGGAAGGGGCCGCACCGGGTACTCCGATAATT GTGTGGCGACATTTTGTCGTGCGAAGTGGGCGTTCTCGAGTGACGAAGTCGCTTTGCCGGAGGTGGCGGAGGAATGCTTTACCGGGGTTCTTGATAGTGGAAAGGAAGAAATGATTGCGGTTGCGGAAGGGCTTGAGGAGTTTTCAAAAGAGGAGCTTTTGAAGGTTGATGGCGAGGGGCAGTGTGTTATCCCGGATCATGGGCATTTTGGTATGTTTTGCCTTAGCTTCTAG